A stretch of the Streptomyces sp. NBC_01428 genome encodes the following:
- a CDS encoding Clp protease N-terminal domain-containing protein, with the protein MTTNPPGKASVRLDDLIDAIKKVHSDALDQLQDAVIAADHLGDVADHLIGHFVDQARRSGASWTDIGKSMGVTRQAAQKRFVPKAEVDLDPSQGFGRYTERARKVVMAAHEASKAAGNAEGLPEHLVLGLLSEPDAFAARAITAQGVSLDTVREAATAALPPAADEIPELVPYGPAAKKVLELTFREALRLGHNYVGTEHILLALLEFENGTGVLSSVGVDKAAAEAHIVALLDEIVRQQQAPEGTA; encoded by the coding sequence ATGACGACGAACCCACCCGGCAAGGCATCCGTACGGCTCGACGACCTCATCGACGCCATCAAGAAGGTGCACAGCGACGCGCTCGACCAGCTTCAGGACGCGGTGATCGCGGCCGACCACCTGGGCGACGTGGCCGACCACCTGATCGGGCACTTCGTGGACCAGGCACGGCGTTCGGGCGCGTCCTGGACGGACATCGGCAAGAGCATGGGCGTCACCCGGCAGGCCGCGCAGAAGCGGTTCGTGCCGAAGGCGGAGGTGGACCTGGACCCCAGTCAGGGCTTCGGGCGCTACACCGAACGGGCCCGCAAGGTGGTCATGGCCGCGCACGAGGCGTCCAAGGCGGCGGGGAACGCCGAGGGGCTTCCCGAGCACCTCGTCCTCGGCCTGCTCAGCGAGCCCGACGCCTTCGCCGCGCGGGCGATCACCGCGCAGGGCGTCTCCCTCGACACCGTCCGCGAGGCCGCCACCGCCGCCCTGCCGCCCGCCGCCGACGAGATCCCCGAACTGGTCCCCTACGGTCCGGCCGCCAAGAAGGTCCTGGAGCTGACCTTCCGTGAGGCCCTGCGCCTCGGGCACAACTACGTCGGCACCGAACACATCCTGCTCGCCCTGCTGGAGTTCGAGAACGGCACGGGCGTCCTCAGCAGCGTGGGCGTCGACAAGGCGGCGGCGGAGGCCCACATCGTCGCCCTGCTCGACGAGATCGTGCGGCAGCAGCAGGCCCCCGAGGGGACCGCGTAG
- a CDS encoding bifunctional 3'-5' exonuclease/DNA polymerase: MTERWALAPAEDGGAEIAALGPDGLPAGPVRREPDLTEAVRTRPDVTRWVWRSTADVYPRLLATGVRVERCYDMEAAETLLLGHEGRLGEPRSAAAALARLRGGPVPPDPPQRSAEPGSQSSLFEPRPVHLPLADLLAVYADQQRRHDTGAHPERMRLLTAAESAGMLVAAEMNQSGLPWSADVHRDVLHELLGERYTGGGEPRRLAELTDEISAAFGRRVRPDLPADVVKAFAQAGIKVKSTRRWEIESVDHPAVKPLLEYKKLYRIWVAHGWSWLQDWVRDGRFRPEYLPGGTVTGRWVTNGGGALQIPKVIRRAVVADPGWRLVVADADQMEPRVLAAISRDPGLMEVAGRESDLYQSVSDRAFSGDRAQAKLAVLGAVYGQTSGDGLKNLALLRRRFPRAVAYVDDAARAGEEGRLVRTWLGRTCPPAAGARDDGDEAGIPQDDPAETPAGQGWVPGYASSDSRARGRFARNFVVQGSAADWALLMLAGLRRTCEGLAAELVFFQHDEVIVHCPAEEADAVVAAIRDAAELAGRLTFGETPVRFPFTTAVVSCYADAK; the protein is encoded by the coding sequence ATGACCGAGCGCTGGGCTCTCGCGCCGGCCGAGGACGGCGGCGCGGAGATCGCAGCCCTCGGCCCGGACGGGCTGCCCGCCGGGCCGGTCCGCCGGGAGCCCGACCTCACCGAGGCCGTGCGCACCCGGCCGGACGTGACCCGGTGGGTGTGGCGTTCGACGGCCGACGTGTATCCGCGTCTGCTCGCCACGGGGGTGCGAGTAGAGCGGTGTTACGACATGGAGGCCGCCGAGACCCTGCTGCTCGGGCACGAGGGGCGGCTGGGCGAGCCCCGTTCGGCGGCCGCCGCGCTGGCACGACTGCGCGGCGGCCCCGTGCCGCCGGATCCTCCGCAGCGTTCCGCCGAGCCCGGTTCGCAGTCCTCCCTCTTCGAGCCGCGCCCGGTCCACCTGCCGCTCGCGGATCTCCTCGCCGTCTACGCCGACCAGCAGCGGCGTCACGACACCGGCGCCCACCCCGAGCGGATGCGGCTGCTGACCGCCGCCGAGTCCGCGGGGATGCTGGTCGCCGCCGAGATGAACCAGTCGGGGCTCCCGTGGAGCGCGGACGTCCACCGTGACGTCCTGCACGAACTGCTCGGCGAGCGCTACACCGGAGGCGGTGAGCCGCGCCGCCTCGCCGAGCTGACCGACGAGATCTCCGCCGCCTTCGGCAGACGCGTCCGGCCCGATCTGCCCGCCGACGTCGTCAAGGCGTTCGCGCAGGCCGGGATCAAGGTCAAGTCCACCCGGCGCTGGGAGATCGAGTCCGTCGACCACCCGGCCGTGAAGCCCCTCCTGGAGTACAAGAAGCTGTACCGGATCTGGGTCGCCCACGGCTGGTCCTGGCTCCAGGACTGGGTCCGCGACGGCCGCTTCCGCCCCGAGTACCTCCCGGGCGGGACCGTCACCGGGCGCTGGGTGACCAACGGCGGCGGCGCCCTGCAGATCCCCAAGGTGATCCGCCGGGCGGTCGTCGCCGACCCCGGCTGGCGGCTGGTCGTCGCCGACGCCGACCAGATGGAGCCGCGGGTCCTCGCCGCCATCTCGCGCGACCCCGGCCTGATGGAGGTGGCCGGCCGCGAGAGCGACCTCTACCAGTCGGTGTCGGACCGGGCCTTCTCCGGCGACCGCGCCCAGGCCAAACTCGCCGTGCTCGGCGCGGTGTACGGACAGACGTCCGGCGACGGCCTCAAGAACCTCGCACTCCTGCGCCGCCGTTTCCCCCGGGCCGTGGCCTACGTGGACGACGCGGCCCGCGCCGGCGAGGAGGGCCGGCTCGTCCGGACCTGGCTCGGCCGGACCTGCCCCCCGGCCGCCGGAGCACGGGACGACGGCGACGAGGCGGGCATCCCGCAGGACGATCCCGCCGAGACCCCCGCCGGCCAGGGCTGGGTGCCGGGGTACGCGTCCTCCGACTCCCGCGCCCGCGGCCGGTTCGCGCGCAACTTCGTCGTACAGGGCAGCGCCGCCGACTGGGCCCTGCTGATGCTGGCGGGGCTGCGCCGCACCTGCGAGGGCCTCGCCGCCGAGCTGGTCTTCTTCCAGCACGACGAGGTGATCGTGCACTGTCCCGCCGAGGAGGCCGACGCCGTCGTGGCCGCCATCCGCGACGCGGCCGAACTCGCCGGCCGCCTCACCTTCGGCGAGACCCCGGTCCGCTTCCCGTTCACGACAGCGGTCGTCAGCTGCTACGCGGACGCCAAGTAG
- a CDS encoding AfsR/SARP family transcriptional regulator — MRNGLRFGLLGPPVLHGADGEVVPIGSGKTRALLAALLLEPGRVVSVDALKDALWGGAPPASAQASLHNHVTRLRRLLDDPERLRAVPPGYVLRVAEGELDVRLFERHATAARDAHAGHDAERALRESAAALALWRGTPLSGLPHETGGHALVQRLEEARLLVLEWGYEAELRLAPTAARLDGLAPELSSRIAEHPLRESFHRLLMLVLHRTGRPAEALAVHRDLRARLIEELGIEPGPAVREAHLEILRATDRDAHITPAAVRTPGTARTRPGDGNRARRRTGDTGRADHSGAPTGDGDRTGTRTGDAEGTGTGSGTRAGTEDDADREGRAPAPLSRPAQLPPPPAHFMGRVDLRDQLVRILRPQQPAAFPEPPPRSGGGWHPHCTAPASTRVTVISGMAGVGKSALALHVAHELRERFPDGQLYVNLHGATPGMTPITAGQALAALLRDLGVEPRRVPENADAAAALLRSTLAPTRTLMVLDDAAHAAQVRPLLPAGPDCAVIVTSRSPLTALDGAHRFPLAPLTDEDSAALLRAVSGREDGLDSGHPLVELTGRLPLALRVVAARLAARGALTPDALAGQLAATEGRLHHLEYDDLSVRRSLAVAHDALRASDREADRDAALALCRIGALDLPVYGAALLARLTGTGERRAEAALDRLVDVALLEETAYGRYAPHDLVRDFAREIAGAAECVLAMRGPVPDAASPRPDGSGAVVPAPEPGVRGPDGPGDLPATATGGHDAIVAERALRWYAAVAARSLEAILEPGLDREDRSRPTASQPPGHPADVASAPAFRSAREAFAWGDSELANAVALAERYARTSPYVPLLARMLNPYVQRSGHVAELERLQRAALEGARLLADEAAEAYALGDLGGLHFMTGRAGEALALNDEALAIWRRLGVLSWVRRGLNNRGMLLEGLGRYDESGEALLQSLRFSRELGDPHMEAITYSHLGNLYEHSDPRAAIDHHKRSLAIGEAVQDVIIRHSAHCNIGYAHLTLGEPAAAVPHFEESLRVLGSHGDWHGESQTRLGLVRALRGVGHRERAARECDLLCCRADRRADRYTGGLARHQRGLLLRQQGDARAAYREWASALEALEDTDSPVVGELRRLLAT, encoded by the coding sequence ATGCGGAACGGGCTGCGGTTCGGACTGCTGGGGCCGCCGGTCCTCCACGGTGCCGACGGTGAGGTCGTCCCGATCGGCAGCGGCAAGACCCGTGCCCTGCTGGCCGCACTCCTCCTCGAACCGGGCCGGGTCGTCTCCGTCGACGCCCTCAAGGACGCGCTGTGGGGCGGTGCGCCTCCCGCCTCGGCCCAGGCCTCGCTGCACAACCACGTGACCCGGCTGCGCCGCCTCCTCGACGATCCGGAACGGCTGCGCGCCGTACCGCCGGGCTATGTGCTCCGGGTCGCCGAGGGCGAGCTGGACGTCCGCCTCTTCGAGCGGCACGCCACCGCGGCGCGCGACGCGCACGCCGGACACGACGCCGAGCGGGCGCTGCGGGAATCCGCCGCCGCGCTCGCGCTCTGGCGCGGCACCCCGCTGAGCGGCCTGCCGCACGAGACCGGCGGGCACGCCCTCGTCCAGCGCCTGGAGGAGGCGCGGCTGCTGGTCCTGGAATGGGGGTACGAGGCGGAACTGCGCCTCGCGCCGACCGCGGCCCGGCTCGACGGGCTCGCCCCCGAACTGTCCTCCCGGATCGCCGAACATCCGCTCCGCGAGTCCTTCCACCGGCTGCTGATGCTCGTCCTGCACCGCACCGGACGCCCGGCCGAGGCCCTCGCCGTCCACCGTGACCTGCGGGCCCGCCTGATCGAGGAGCTCGGCATCGAACCGGGCCCCGCGGTGCGCGAGGCCCACCTGGAGATCCTGCGCGCGACGGACCGGGACGCGCACATCACCCCCGCCGCCGTGCGGACACCGGGGACGGCCCGCACGCGACCCGGGGACGGGAACCGCGCGCGCAGGCGTACCGGTGACACCGGCCGTGCCGATCACTCGGGCGCGCCGACGGGGGACGGTGACCGCACCGGCACGCGGACCGGGGACGCGGAGGGGACCGGCACGGGCTCCGGCACTCGTGCCGGCACCGAGGACGACGCCGACCGGGAGGGGCGGGCGCCCGCGCCACTGTCGCGCCCCGCCCAGCTGCCGCCGCCCCCGGCCCACTTCATGGGCCGCGTGGACCTCCGGGACCAGCTCGTCCGGATCCTGCGCCCGCAGCAGCCCGCCGCGTTCCCGGAGCCGCCACCCCGGTCCGGCGGCGGATGGCACCCCCACTGCACCGCCCCCGCCTCCACCCGCGTCACCGTGATCAGCGGCATGGCCGGCGTCGGCAAGAGCGCACTCGCGCTGCACGTGGCCCACGAGTTGAGGGAACGTTTCCCCGACGGCCAGTTGTACGTGAACCTGCACGGCGCCACCCCCGGCATGACCCCGATCACCGCAGGCCAGGCCCTCGCCGCACTCCTGCGCGACCTGGGTGTGGAACCCCGCCGCGTCCCCGAGAACGCCGACGCCGCGGCCGCGTTGCTCCGCTCGACCCTCGCACCGACCCGCACCCTCATGGTCCTCGACGACGCCGCCCACGCCGCCCAGGTGCGCCCGCTGCTGCCGGCGGGACCGGACTGCGCGGTGATCGTGACGAGCCGCTCACCGCTCACCGCCCTCGACGGCGCCCACCGCTTCCCGCTCGCCCCCCTCACGGACGAGGACAGCGCGGCCCTGCTCCGGGCCGTCTCCGGCCGCGAGGACGGCCTCGACAGCGGACACCCCCTCGTCGAACTCACCGGCCGGCTGCCCCTCGCCCTCCGTGTCGTCGCGGCCCGCCTCGCCGCACGCGGCGCCCTCACCCCCGACGCGCTGGCCGGTCAACTCGCCGCCACCGAAGGACGGTTGCATCACCTGGAGTACGACGACCTGAGCGTGCGCCGCTCCCTGGCCGTCGCGCACGACGCCCTGCGCGCCTCCGACCGCGAGGCGGACCGGGACGCGGCGCTCGCGCTGTGCCGGATCGGCGCGCTCGACCTGCCCGTCTACGGAGCCGCCCTGCTCGCCCGCCTCACCGGCACCGGCGAGCGCCGCGCCGAGGCCGCCCTCGACCGCCTCGTCGACGTCGCCCTCCTGGAGGAGACGGCCTACGGCCGCTACGCGCCCCACGATCTCGTACGGGACTTCGCCCGGGAGATCGCGGGCGCCGCGGAGTGCGTCCTCGCCATGAGGGGCCCGGTCCCGGACGCCGCCTCACCGCGCCCGGACGGCTCGGGCGCCGTCGTCCCGGCCCCCGAGCCGGGAGTGCGCGGACCGGACGGCCCGGGCGACCTTCCCGCCACCGCGACCGGCGGGCACGACGCGATCGTCGCCGAGCGTGCCCTGCGCTGGTACGCGGCGGTCGCCGCCCGGTCCCTGGAGGCGATCCTCGAACCCGGGCTCGACCGCGAGGACCGCAGCAGACCGACCGCCTCACAGCCCCCCGGGCACCCGGCGGACGTCGCGTCCGCACCCGCCTTCCGCTCGGCCCGCGAGGCGTTCGCCTGGGGCGACTCCGAGCTGGCCAACGCGGTCGCGCTGGCGGAGCGGTACGCCCGCACCTCCCCGTACGTCCCCCTGCTGGCCCGCATGCTCAACCCGTACGTCCAACGCAGCGGACACGTCGCCGAGTTGGAGCGACTCCAGCGGGCCGCGCTCGAAGGGGCACGGCTGCTCGCCGACGAGGCGGCCGAGGCGTACGCGCTCGGCGACCTCGGCGGGCTGCACTTCATGACGGGCCGGGCGGGCGAGGCCCTCGCCCTGAACGACGAGGCGCTCGCGATCTGGCGCCGCCTCGGCGTGCTGTCCTGGGTGCGCCGGGGCCTGAACAACCGGGGCATGCTCCTTGAAGGCCTCGGCCGCTACGACGAGTCCGGAGAGGCCCTGCTGCAGAGCCTGCGGTTCTCCCGGGAGCTCGGCGATCCGCACATGGAGGCCATCACCTACAGCCACCTCGGCAACCTGTACGAGCACAGTGATCCCCGGGCCGCCATCGACCACCACAAGCGCAGCCTCGCGATCGGCGAGGCGGTGCAGGACGTGATCATCCGGCACTCCGCGCACTGCAACATCGGCTACGCCCACCTCACGCTCGGCGAACCGGCCGCCGCCGTACCGCACTTCGAGGAGAGCCTGCGGGTGCTGGGCAGTCACGGCGACTGGCACGGGGAGTCGCAGACCCGGCTCGGCCTGGTCCGCGCCCTGCGCGGTGTGGGACACCGGGAACGGGCGGCGCGCGAGTGCGACCTGCTGTGCTGCCGCGCCGACCGCCGCGCCGACCGGTACACCGGCGGCCTCGCCCGGCACCAGCGGGGCCTGCTGCTGCGCCAACAGGGCGACGCCCGGGCCGCGTACCGCGAGTGGGCGTCGGCCCTGGAAGCCCTGGAGGACACGGACAGCCCGGTCGTGGGCGAACTGAGAAGGCTGCTGGCGACGTGA
- a CDS encoding glycosyltransferase family 2 protein yields MGNRPAEVDALLTSVAKQDLAPARIVIVGNGCPLPEFAERLGLPGEVTGIELDENLGCPGGRNVGLARLREFGDVDVVVELDDDGLLVDGDVLRTVRDLYAARPRLGIVGFRIADEQGETQRRHVPRVGAKDPMRGGPVTGFLGGGHALSMPMLAETGDWPAEFFFAHEETDLAWRAIDAGWTVLYEPGLLLQHPKTSPARHAIYYRVTARNRVWLTRRRLPLPLIPVHLGIWIVLTLLRTRSAGGLKAWFGGFAEGLRQSGGERRPMRWRTVWRLTRLGRPPVI; encoded by the coding sequence ATGGGCAACCGCCCCGCCGAGGTCGACGCCCTGCTGACCTCCGTGGCCAAGCAGGATCTCGCGCCCGCCCGGATCGTGATCGTCGGCAACGGCTGCCCGCTGCCCGAGTTCGCCGAACGCCTCGGCCTGCCCGGCGAGGTGACCGGCATCGAACTCGACGAGAACCTCGGCTGCCCCGGTGGCCGGAACGTGGGCCTCGCCCGGCTGCGTGAGTTCGGGGACGTGGACGTGGTCGTCGAACTCGACGACGACGGACTCCTCGTCGACGGCGACGTCCTGCGCACGGTGCGCGACCTGTACGCGGCCCGGCCGCGCCTCGGCATCGTCGGCTTCCGCATCGCCGACGAGCAGGGCGAGACGCAGCGCCGCCACGTGCCGAGGGTCGGGGCGAAGGATCCGATGCGCGGCGGCCCGGTCACCGGCTTCCTCGGCGGCGGCCACGCGCTGTCCATGCCGATGCTCGCCGAGACGGGGGACTGGCCCGCCGAGTTCTTCTTCGCACACGAGGAGACCGACCTGGCCTGGCGCGCCATCGACGCCGGCTGGACCGTCCTCTACGAGCCCGGGCTGCTCCTCCAGCACCCCAAGACCTCGCCGGCCCGGCACGCCATCTACTACCGGGTCACCGCCCGCAACCGGGTCTGGCTCACCCGCCGCCGGCTGCCCCTGCCGCTCATCCCGGTCCACCTGGGCATCTGGATCGTGCTCACGCTCCTGCGGACCCGGTCGGCCGGCGGGCTGAAGGCCTGGTTCGGCGGATTCGCCGAGGGGCTGCGGCAGTCCGGCGGCGAACGCCGCCCGATGCGCTGGCGCACGGTCTGGCGTCTCACCCGGCTCGGCCGGCCGCCCGTCATCTAG